The proteins below come from a single Vidua chalybeata isolate OUT-0048 chromosome 1, bVidCha1 merged haplotype, whole genome shotgun sequence genomic window:
- the LOC128790496 gene encoding epiplakin-like — translation MESKPAVNGHAVPSSPGEDVSGTNRLCQDTMPCKQQKAAGRDAGPDAPGEPSETAGSIAGVYVEASKRIMSFYEATREHLLSLDSALCLLEAQAATGSICDPLRSRRVPVAEAVRMGLVGLELKERLLSADRAATGFVDPYTEEKISLYQAIQKELVGREQGIRLLQAQMATGGVIDPATGGRLAADVACERGYLDEEMSQLASEPGNEDSKVFLEPSTMEKVTYSELRRRCVVDPASGFLLLPLQITFPGLGGRVSSRDLMDSGIISHDVFRGLEEGSISAQEVAENDIVQHFLRGTRSVAGVVLPSGEQKSLYQALREHLLVPGAALMLLQVQASTGSLTDPLKDKSYSVDEAVRVGLIGPELYEKLSSAEKAITGYRDPSTGEMLSLFQAVRK, via the coding sequence atggagagcaaGCCAGCAGTGAATGGCCACgctgttcccagctctcccGGGGAAGACGTGTCAGGGACAAACCGCTTGTGCCAGGACACGATGCCGTGCAAGCAGCAAAAAGCAGCTGGCAGGGACGCGGGGCCGGATGCTCCCGGGGAGCCCTCGGAGACAGCTGGCAGCATTGCAGGCGTGTACGTAGAGGCTTCAAAGAGGATAATGAGCTTTTATGAGGCCACCAGAGAGCACCTGCTGAGCCTGGATTCGGCCCTCTGCCTCCTCGAGGCCCAGGCGGCCACGGGCTCCATCTGCGACCCGCTGAGGAGCCGTCGTGTCCCCGTGGCAGAAGCCGTGCGGATGgggctggtggggctggagctgaaGGAGAGGCTGCTCTCGGCTGACAGAGCTGCTACTGGCTTTGTGGACCCCtacacagaagagaaaatctCCCTCTACCAGGCGATCCAGAAGGAGctggtggggagggagcagggcattcgcctgctccaggcccagatGGCAACTGGAGGCGTCATCGACCCGGCCACCGGCGGCCGGCTCGCGGCAGATGTGGCCTGCGAGAGGGGATATTTGGATGAAGAGATGAGCCAGCTCGCCTCTGAGCCCGGCAATGAGGACAGCAAGGTGTTCCTTGAGCCCAGCACTATGGAGAAGGTGACTTACTCGGAGCTGAGGAGGAGGTGTGTTGTGGATCCAGCCTCAGGCTTCCTCCTCTTGCCGCTGCAAATcacattcccagggctgggagggagggtgAGCAGCAGGGACCTGATGGACTCTGGCATCATCAGCCATGACGTGTTCCGAGGCCTCGAGGAGGGAAGCATTTCTGCCCAGGAGGTGGCAGAGAATGACATTGTTCAGCACTTCCTGCGTGGGACGAGGAGCGTGGCTGGTGTTGTCCTGCCTTCCGGGGAGCAGAAGAGCCTCTACCAGGCGCTGAGGGAGCATCTCCTCGTGCCTGGTGCTGCTCTCATGCTCCTGCAAGTCCAGGCCTCCACGGGCAGCCTGACAGACCCCCTAAAGGACAAAAGCTACTCAGTGGACGAGGCTGTCAGGGTTGGTCTCATTGGCCCAGAGCTTTACGAGAAGCTGTCTTCAGCTGAGAAAGCCATCACTGGATACAGGGACCCGTCCACCGGAGAAATGCTCTCCCTATTCCAAGCCGTCAGGAAG